Within Solea solea chromosome 1, fSolSol10.1, whole genome shotgun sequence, the genomic segment CGGATTACATTGTGGGGAAATATTACTTTGTACTTGCACATAAAAAGGACAATAAAAACGAATAAGTCAACATTAAGATACACAATTGTACAAAATTGTTAAATTAGAATGATGCAGGAGTTGTTAAATGTCGGTACTGTTCATATCaggttttatatgtatataatgggGGACTAACATTGCCCAAAAAATGGCTAAGCAGATTTCTAAAGATTGGCATCGGCCCAGAAAAACCCACATCTACACTTGATGCACGTAATTAAATGTAGGAAAATACTTATTTAGCCCACATGATTCTGGTTCTCTTTGCAGATGACAGGAGGAAATGTCAAAACACTTTGAAAGAGCGGTCATTGTTCATTGTTGAGGTTGAGTTTGCAGGAGCTTCAGTCACAGTTAAAATGAGGTGACATCTTTCTAGATGGAAAAGATGTCAGTAATATGAATTCAAATTGTAGACACATGATCAGGGGAGGGTTGTGGTGGATTAAGTCCTCAAATAAAGATAAAGGCAGTAGCTCattggtagagcgagtcgtctttcaacttgaaggtttgACTCCCTGCTCTGTAACTAGTGTAAAGCAGTGTTGAGTGGTCCTCTAGACGAGAAGAGCTcgacataaatacagaccattaccattTGAGAGTTCAGGAATCCAAACCACAGGCAGTGTTCAGCAGAGATGTGGAAAAGCCTTACCACATGCTCGACCAATGCATGTTTGGCACCAACCAAAAGAATAGTACAAAAGTAGAGGCTTCATCCCCCCACAATGAAGGGATCCCCTGACTCTGTTATGCTTTGAATGCATTTTACTGTCACCTACATGTACATGTGGTGTTTTACAGGGGAACATGTTTGCtttgtgtaaaaaacaaaacatttcaaaacatcatttcaaggtttgggaaacctCAATCAGCATTCTTCAACAAGTTCTGGCATTTATGAGCCAAACGAGTAATCAGttaacagatgaatcaattatcaaaataattgttagttgcataAAAATCCTCAAAGTTCCTGCTTGCTTCCAATTTCTTGtggaattaaaaaatgtaaatctgaGTAAGCAAGCGCTGTGTGCAGAGAAAGATTGCATCcctcaaacaaacataaaatggATGAAATTCAAATCAGCTTGAGTCAAGTTAatcagtaaacacacatttaattgtatCAGAAAATGGCAAAGAACGAAACCTATCCCTTTTAATCATGTAAAACCTCAAAAGTTCTACTAATATGCCcatatcttttatttactcCATCTGGTGGTCTGtctatttcatgtttttcaagtgaaaacaaatgaaacgggtcttaaaaagcaaaaaagaaatgtgtctttttctgACAACATTCACCAAGTTTCTGAGAACGAAAAGTgtgtattgatttattgttcTACCTTTGCTGACCACTGCTCTGGGAAACATTGATCAGATACAGTGTAAATCAGCTGCACAGCTTTAAATCCTTGCAAAACAAAATGGAGGAATTCCAAAAATACTTCATGCCACTGTAACTGTAACACTGTTGAGTTGAcattttgttgtctgtttgtctcttaCAGTCACCATCCTGAGTATAGGAGAGCAGAGTAAGTGTGCTGGGGGAAGACCCCTGTTTATTTAATATGGTGTGAATGGCAGAGCTGAATTACTTAACACTTGGTTTTCAGCTTTTGGTTTCCTCACCCATTAAGTAAATGTCATTGTtagcttttcttcttttagtaCACACCCTGAGCAACAGcacttcttttttccctttgatCTACTTTTTAATGTTTGCTTGTATTGAATGTCACTGTACTTATTAGCCTATGTATGTTGTTGACCCTAATGCTTAGTTTTTGTCCCCTCCAGTTGTCTACCTGATCTTCTTTCACCTCTTTTTCGTCATGTTTGTCTGGTCTTACTGGAAGACCATCTTCACTAAGCCTGCCAACCCTTCCAAAGAGGTAGAATAACCCAGTTATCCAAAACGAGCCCACTGTGTCTGTACCTCTGTGAGCCTTGTGTTTGCTATGAAGTCAATATGATGAATGCATTTATTGATGTGAAATTCTGTCACTCCAGTTTTGCCTGCCCAAGGCTGAGAAGGAGTGTTATGAGAAAGAAGAAAGGCCCGAAACTCAGCAGGAGATCCTGTGGAGAGTTGCCACCAGTCTGCCTCTGTATACGCGCACAGGTGCCGGAGGTACGTCTCATCATGTCTCCAAATGTGAATGCGCGACTGAGAATGGATTtgtctttttgtcaaaatgtcctgTATTGTATTAATGACACGCTGTTGTGTTACTATGGGCAGCAATCCGTTACTGTGACCGTTGTCAAGTTATCAAGCCAGACAGATGTCATCACTGCTCCGCGTGTGACATGTAAGACACTCACTGAAtacaaacgttttttttttcatcttgatAGAAACCAAATAATGTTCcatcatattttgttttcaatCTCTTCTCGTGTATTGCAGGTGCGTGTTAAAGATGGACCACCATTGTCCTTGGTATGGAAGAACTgatgacattattattgttgttgttatttctttttgttatcTCTCCTCTCAGTGTAATATAGAGATGATTCtgaaaacacatattttaaaatgctgAACTTGCTCTTGCctggggtgtttttttaaacttaaatggaatttttaacatgaaaaaataatataatgttgCCAGCGGCACCTTTTTCAAATTGATTTTGACTTGGAGGTGgtgatgtgtgtctttgtttgtttacctccaGGGTCAACAACTGTGTGGGATTCTCCAACTACAagttcttcatcctcttcctgGCCTACTCACTGGTGTACTGTTTGTTCATTGCAGCCACCGTGCTTCAGTATTTCATAAAGTTCTGGACAGTGAGTTACATTGCACAGACATGAACTCCTCGCTTTGCAGCCACTCAGCATGTCGTGGATGTGACTAGGGTTGGGTGGCATTTGCAATTTTTTTGGCTGCGCTCGCTAAACTGGAAAAAAGTGCATCACAAACTCAgatttttgtatatatttatatattttgtgGGGGAAAAATTCCCATTTTTGCGTTTTCTAGTTTGGATCTGTTTTTTAAACCAGGTGGGAGCAGAATTTCAACTCAAATACGCTTAACGGTTGcgtcatgttttgtttgtgttacctTCCATGGTCCGTTGAGCTGAATTTAGATCAAACAAAGGTGCATGTGGTGTGACTAAGACACATCCTCAGCCACCGCCTTCCACATGGAAATAGCGAAGGCACCTATATGAGGCGTTGTTCTGGTAAATGCCGATTGCAGGGGAACTGATGCCATATTGGCACCTTGTTTTGGTGCCTAACCCTAATGTGAATGTATGTGGGTATGGGTGGGTGGCGTTACAGGGGAGGTAGATGCGGTTCCCTGTGAAAGCCAGGTTGAGCATCCTCTGAGTGGGTAGTGTTTGGTGCTGAGCTGTGCTGCCACTCTTGTTTTCTCTGTCCTCTCCTGCCCTTCACTCTCTGACCCATCTCTGTTTCCCTTTCTGTTATCCCTAGTTGTTGAACACTGAGTCATTGTTCTCTGATGTCTTTTCTGTCAGCGTCTCCACTTTTCACAACCATCGGTCACACCACTCATTCAAACCCctcctgtgtctttttttttttttctttttacacttcTGCAGCTGCTTCAATTTCCTCTGatcttttccctttttatcCTTTTTCTTTACTACATTGTTGCCGCATTTTGGAACATtcactaacttttttttttatctctactTTCCTCCCGCTGTCATCTATCTTGGCCTTTACTTAAATTTGCCGTCTGATTTctaaagctgttttcagataTGAACTCCAGGTTACTGTCAGAGATTTGGGTCCACTTATGACAAACGCAGCGGAATATTGTCTGGATGAGATGGTCCTCAAACTGGGACGggaccagtggtacgcaagcgtcctctggtggtacttggtggagtactgtaaatgaaacaaaaaataataattatagtaaCCTTATCTCTTGTCTAATTTAACTATACCAgcgtgtgaagtatatgtgaggaagaggatgagagagcaaattatcttattgggaataaatctgccttttCTGTCCAGTTGCCTACAACTAACGattaaagataataatacatttatttgtatagcactttcTAAGTGATttacactaaataaataaaaacatacaaagtgTAGTAAAATACACAGagtgcagaaataaaaaaaagaatacaataGCAATATACAGCGCTAataaacgcacacacaaacattacagaCGCACTAAAACACAAATCAGAAAGTGCAAGACAAACCATTTAAGACTGATACACCACAGTGAACAGGTGCGTCttcagcttttatttaaaaacctcaATAGAGCTGGCCTGCGTGACATCAAGAGGAAGACTGTTCTACAGCGTGGGCGCACGGAAAGAACGGGCACGCTCGCCAACCTATTGGGACAAGCAGACGGCCACTGTCCTGAGATCGCTGTGGGCACATAAACCTGTATTATGTCCGACAGATTAAGAGATTTTAGAGAGGGGTTTCCTCCTGACTTGATCATCCGTGAAGCAGGACACTTGCACTGCACCTCACTGAGCTTACTCGGACATGACAGGATATTGTAGTAGGGAGCTGGCGGGAGAATCTCTGGAATGACAAATGTGGACATTTGCATTGACAAATACGGCCCCTCTGCCCCTCCCCTATACTGGAGAATATCTGGAGTTCattgcatgtctgaaagcagcttaaatGTGCTGTCTCCCCTCCTAACTATTCTCTCCTGGTGTTGCTAACCAGTCTCGTTTCTTTTTGTACTAAAGCTTTGTCGGAGGAAATCGGCAGAGAACTGTCCAAAGGTAACCCAATCATCCCCCAAATCCTGAATTTCACGACCACACGACACTCCTCCTTATCTAATCCTCTGcccttcccttctttttttttaaacttttcatttacttttttgtacTCCTTTTCTTAAATATCTCCAATATGAATCTGCCGTTGATGATTCTCttgctcttctcttcttccttctcttGACCAGAACGAGCTGCCAGACACGCACGCCAAATTCCatgtcttgtttcttttttttgtggcgGCCATGTTCTGCATCAGTATTCTGTCCCTCTTCAGCTACCATCTGTGGCTTGTTGGGAAGAACAGGTCCACTATAGGTAacgtactcacacacacacacacaagctcgaAAATGTGAACACACTTTCTGCATCAACACAGAACATAACACGGGTTGTAAACAGCTTAATCTTTGCaggttatttatgttttgttgtttgtctcctaATCTCTGTCCATgttgtccctctctgtctccagaGGCCTTCAGAGCTCCAGTCTTCAGGACAGGCTCTGATAAGAACGGCTTCTCTCTGGGTTTCCGGAAGAACATTGCACAAGTCTTTGGAGACCAGAAGAAGTACTGGCTGCTACCTGTTTTCACCAGGTAAAGAATGCAAATGTATCAATGGATCTGCTTACATATGTATTTTCCCTTTTAGGATTGCTTGGTTCACACTTTTAAACCCAtctgatatttttcaagttcaagccttttttaaaaagttgatcTCCTCCTTTCATATATCAGTTTACCTTTGGTTTGCGTCTTCTGTGGAAACCTGATGCAGTGTGCTGCCCTGCATTTTGACCACACCTAATATAGACTTTCCTCCCTGTTTACGACAGCCAAGGAGATGGTCTGACATACCCCACGCGGCTTGTTAGTGCTGATCCAGAGCAGGCCTCAGTGACCCTGCAACCAGAGCCCAATAAAAGGTGATCGGTCTTGTTGTGAGAAAGGATTATTTTTTCTCTGAAAAGGATTTATGATATGTAATGGGTTGTAGACACTAACTCCTGTAATCTGTTGGGTTTCGTTGTGCAGTGCTGCAGACGTCGTAGTGAGTCCACTCAACGACTCACAGAATCGCCTCCTCAGTAACAACCTGCATGACAACAACGTCAGAGACCATCTGGGTAACAACATGGTCAAATCAGGTGAGCCTCACCAGAGATCGTTTTATTTCATGGACAGAATCGGTGCTCTTTTACAACCTTTTTGTGCATTGTCTCACCGTCGCCtgatctctttttctctttcccttCACAGATGAAAGTGAAACCATTACAATTTCCATGGAGAGCGAGTCCTAACCAGGTAACCTTCAGTGAAGCCTTTGAGTTTTCTGTAGGTTTGTTGGCAGCTCTGACTCTGATGTAAATATTAAGTGTAATCGACGTAAATGAATCCTAACACTCTTTGTCTtgttccctctttctttctccaccACAGGAGAATATCCTCAATCATCTGAAACGATGCCTTAAGCAACTCAGCAGTTTAGTTTGTCACCATGACGACAGTCTCCCAGTGCAGCCTCGttctcacagactcacacagtgCAACGGTAGTAATGCATACATTTTGGCCATCACAAAACAGTCATGcattggcattttttttttccgtatGCGGTGTCATAAGCGAATCTTCCCTCTAACAccaacacacatgcatacatgcaaAATGACGCACACTCAGctgtttccatgtgtttttttttttgttttttttcttacagctGAAGCATTTATTTAGAAAAGTTAAGTATCCCGGAGGAAACAAGTGCTACTTTTGGTATTATGatgaaaaaaactttttttgtgccaAAAGTGTCTCAGATGCACCAAAACTCATATTTAAAGGCACAAAACTGCAGTGAAGAGTGATGGACAAGCTGGAGCAGTGTGTTTGCTTTGAAtggttttctttcatgtttgtttgtttttttaaatagcagTACATCATTTGGCGATGGATTCATTTttgtcttcttccttttttttttaattttaagctgAAAAATTTCAGAGCCTTTATAATGGTCTGCACTTTTTTGAGATGGATGCTCCTCCACTAAAACCTGGACTGTGTGTCACAGTGGACTCTGCTGCGTATGAACCAGTGCACAACCGGGGTAGACCGTATAGCTGGGTTTGGATGGTTTGTTGGACATCAGAGCGCAAGACGGCGCATTTGCACTTTGTAGATTATCAGTATCCATCAAACACAAGtactgcttctttctttttctttttttaattcatgtccAAAAAGCATCCCAGGTAAAACAGATGACTGATCATGTGATTTAtggcattatgtgtgtgtgtgtaactgtgtaagTGTCCGTCTTCACTTCTTTACAGAAACTAAAAGAATCCGCTGTACGCGTTTTCGGTGGCCACCTTGTGACAACATGCTGCTTGTGTACGGACAATATAACCTGGGAGGTACATTTCATGACAGTGCAATGCGCTCAACACCTTCACTTCACCTCTTCTCATAGTTAACTACGTCATCAGATGCTTAGCCCATAATATCTACATCTCTTGAACTCAGAGCTTCAACCTTTACTAAGACACCAACACTCGTTGCCAAATAAGGGCTGACCTGTCAGGACCTCTGACCCTTGAAGTGTTTACAGCATCCGAGCTTTATCTAATCCACACTGGCCGATGTCATCAAAAACCAAATTCTATTTACCAGTATTTGTAGCACATTATTTTTCTCAAACGTTTCATCTGTCCTGCCTGTCCTGTGGCTTGTGTCATGATGTCCTTGCAATACCAGTGCTGGCCGGCAGATGGCGACAACTCTGTTATTCACCCTCATTTAGATGGAAGTGTTATGTGTTCTCTCAACGTCTGATTCCGGGCTCAATTCACTTTCAGTCTCAATTGCTGGTGCAGTTTCCCTGAATGCGAAGTGTTTTCATCACGTGTTATTTGTCAATTTCCTGTGATAAATTtgtctatatttttatttaaaaatgaaagtgaattgAACCCACTTGATCTGCTGTAGGAGGTTTAAATGAGATTTAACAGTGAATTGTTTTGTGTCAGTGTTGGACGTCCGCGATGTAAACTCAGCCAAATTTGTCAAGGTATCAGAAAGATAATTGGGctgtatttcacatttcaccGTGCGTTAATATCCGTGAACAAATGGACATTTTCTCAACCAACCAAATCGAATGAGCTACAGCCATTACCAAGgaatttatgtcatttatatgCAACTTTTCAGAAAGTCACATTGCAGTGAATatatgttattgtgtgtgtgtgtgtgggtgtcatcACGTCCCTGTCCGTCGCTGGAGGAGCGTCCCTCTAACTAGACCCAATCTGTCACTCTGGTGAAGTTTACAACTGTTTCTATGATATAGAGTGAGTTTGTGGTGTTGTACAGTGTATTTCTTAGTAATTGTTATCGTTAATAGTGCTGATCGTACCACAGACGGGACAACGGTGATGGTAGTGTTTAAAGAACAGCCCATCTCTTTGGacttttatgtttacattttattcctCCAATCGTGTTTGACCTCTTGAGCCCAAGTGTATTGATAACTACTCTTCACAAACGTGATTGGAGGATATTTGTTCACGTGTGCAACAACACGGTCTAGTACACGCTGTGGTTCGAGTTCAGGTTAGCAGACCAAATTGCTGCCTGGAGTCATGATCCTTGCCAAGATTAAGTTttgatcatgtgttcatcttctAAACCTCACATTTCAATATTTAGTgaaaggaaaaagacaaaaacaaaacaaatttagtATCATGTAAAAGGAGCCTTGTGATTTACTCATTACCTACAACCACTGATTCTGAAACATTGGACCTGAAGTCTTCTTTTACAAATTGCCTCTATTCTGCCTCTGGGCTGTTTGGCCTTGagactaaagtgtgtgtgtgtgtgtgtgttttgtaacgcttattgagttttgttttttctgtattaTGTCGTCTTGAGAGAAATGCTTCTGTGCGGCCATTCGATTTTTACTTGTCTGTACATACATAACTGTGTGACTAATGCTTTAAAGCATGGCAACCtctttcaaaacatgttttaacatgATAACAGGGATTATGGTGGTAAAACAGACTGGGGGGGGACATTTCCATCTATAACCAGGTGTGTCATGATTTAATTTAGCTTTACCCCGGTCTGTTTAACTTAGTAAATTAAGCCATAACAAGGATCTGAAAATGTCAGTCTGATTTCAAACACATTATACGTCTGTATTTGTACAGTGTGCAGATGTAGCTGATAGTAACGTGCTTATTTTGCcgctttctttttgtttcaatGTCCTCTTttacaatgtgtgtgtatatatatatatattgataatGTAAGGAAAATACTACATATATTTTTCTTGTCTGATTAATTTTGACTGTTCATATTTTGTGAATGAAGTACATGCCTCTACACAAGTAAAGTGAAATtaacaataaatgtttttttaaaccgcCGGTCTAATATCGCTGCCCCAAGTTTTAATTACTAACGTGTAGTGAAATAGCGTGTTTAACACAACCATAGTTGATCTGTGTGTTGTACACATTTAAGTTTGAAGGGAAAGCAGTGGTAAGTAAGGATATATCAATAgcaaatataataaattaataaaaaaaggtaTAAATGGTATTGATAAAATACAAGGAATATCAAAATAtgtacaaatgtttattttatttgtggtttATTGCTTTGTGGCTGCTGCGTTTTGTGTCATGTGCATGTGAAACAAAGAGGACTGGCTCCCATCCAGGTGTTATGAGTTGCAAAAATCAAGCCTTGAGGTTATTGCAGTGGTAACTCACGGTTTGCAATGCTGCTTTACAAGGAAAACAGTGAAAGAAATGGGAGATACATGACTTAACACGTGAGTTTCACGGTGATTATGAAGACATCCTGTTGAAGACAGTTGTAGATGTAGATGCAATCCTCCTGTCATGAGTGCACTGTCTTTACAGAAGATTGAGCCTATGGGGGCCATGTAAAAGTCAAAATTAAAGGACCCTGCAACTGGGCCTTGGGGTGCTCCACAGGTGATTGGGGTAGTAAGGGAGGAGGTCAGTCCTGGATTTCAATGTGGTAATTTACATggttcaaaataataatatatggtCAGCCTTTTTTAAAAGCCGCACCATGCTTCAAAGAATCCCAGTGGAACTTGACAAAGTAAAGACTTGTTAAaactgaaacaacaaaacaataaatataatattttagttAAATGAAGTTGCTTGTCAAAACCTGGCCCATACatctaaactaaaactaaactaaattgcAACCCAATCCCCAACTTTAAGTCAAAGCCCAGGAGAAAACAGATTTCTGTCAAATTTAATTCTCCTAAATTCCAcactgattattttttaaattgaaataatatTTCTAATGCTAACTGTGTTGAGGAAACGCAGAGAGAACACACAGCCACTCATCGTGAGCATCTACATGCTGCAAATTCCTGTTCCTGGGAACAGGCTGGTAGTAACAGCTCTCTTCACTGCTGAGGAGACACtaaaaaattactttttgatAAGTTCAATCGCACATGTGAAACAGACTAATTATATTGTGTCAACAATGTTTGGGAAGAGTCAATGACCTTGGTGGACTTAGGATAAACCTTCACCTTTGTTATATGCATATCTGACACCCAGGGCCTTGACTCCTGCTTTTGCAACGCTTCTCGACTGCTCTGCCCGTTGTGTCAAATTTAGAAGGAATCTGAAGTTTCACATCTGCTCTGCAGATGAACGCAGCTCATTgcccaaggttttttttttattatgcaaaATACCAAAGTCATTAATTCAGTGCTGCATTggataaaaaaaggaataaaaatagTATTCAGTAACACTACGGTGATAGTGTGGTAATTATTTTGTAATAGGGaagtcaggaccagtcgtcctcatggagaccaaaacctggccctgatgaggcagaacctcatttatgagaaactggttaagtttcAGGCTacgatttgaattgtggttaggttagggttaaggatTAACCGTTTATGATTAAGGTTGTGGATAATGTTTTATTGtacaaatgaatgcaagtcaatgcagtgtcctaagaagaatagttgtgcaaacctgtgtgtgtgtgagtatagtATCGTGTCCATGCACGGTGAAGATATCAACTCTCAAGTCAATGACCTCAGTGTCAGCCTTTCAAGGAGAGTAAATAGAGACTTGTTGAAAACCAAACAAGTTGTACCTACAACCAGGGCCAAAGCCGCGGTTTCAAGGAAGACTTTTGATGGTTTATTCATTAA encodes:
- the zdhhc20b gene encoding palmitoyltransferase ZDHHC20-B isoform X1; this encodes MAPTHVLRCCQRGLAWIPVIFIALVVCWSYYAYVVELCVFTILSIGEQIVYLIFFHLFFVMFVWSYWKTIFTKPANPSKEFCLPKAEKECYEKEERPETQQEILWRVATSLPLYTRTGAGAIRYCDRCQVIKPDRCHHCSACDMCVLKMDHHCPWVNNCVGFSNYKFFILFLAYSLVYCLFIAATVLQYFIKFWTLCRRKSAENCPKNELPDTHAKFHVLFLFFVAAMFCISILSLFSYHLWLVGKNRSTIEAFRAPVFRTGSDKNGFSLGFRKNIAQVFGDQKKYWLLPVFTSQGDGLTYPTRLVSADPEQASVTLQPEPNKSAADVVVSPLNDSQNRLLSNNLHDNNVRDHLGNNMVKSDESETITISMESES
- the zdhhc20b gene encoding palmitoyltransferase ZDHHC20-B isoform X2, coding for MAPTHVLRCCQRGLAWIPVIFIALVVCWSYYAYVVELCVFTILSIGEQIVYLIFFHLFFVMFVWSYWKTIFTKPANPSKEFCLPKAEKECYEKEERPETQQEILWRVATSLPLYTRTGAGAIRYCDRCQVIKPDRCHHCSACDMCVLKMDHHCPWVNNCVGFSNYKFFILFLAYSLVYCLFIAATVLQYFIKFWTNELPDTHAKFHVLFLFFVAAMFCISILSLFSYHLWLVGKNRSTIEAFRAPVFRTGSDKNGFSLGFRKNIAQVFGDQKKYWLLPVFTSQGDGLTYPTRLVSADPEQASVTLQPEPNKSAADVVVSPLNDSQNRLLSNNLHDNNVRDHLGNNMVKSDESETITISMESES